The Bryobacteraceae bacterium genomic sequence TCGAGCGTCTCCAATCCGCCGGCACGCAAGTGGACTTCGCGGAGTTCCCCGCCTCGCGGGCAGCCCGACTTGGCGTCCTCGCCTGCCCGGACGCCGCCGCCGAACTCGACGCTGTCATCGAATGGGCCGCCGCCCGCCACCGCGCCGATCCGGAAGCACGCATCGGCGTCGCCTTCGCCGACCTCGATTCCATCCGCGCCCGCGCCGCTCACCGCTTCCGCCAGGCGCTCGGCAACGCCGTTCACGTCGCGCTCGGGCCCCCGCTGGCGAGCCAGCCGCTCGTCCACGGCGCTCTCACCGTTCTGTCGGTCGCCGCCCCGTCCATCGACGCGGCCGCTTGGACCGAACTGCTGATGAGCCCATGGATCGCAGGCCGCCCCCTCGATCGTGTCCAGTGCGAAGCCTCCGCCCGGCGCACCGGACTCGACGAACTCACGCCGGACGCCATCGCATCGCTGCGCGGCTGCCCTCCGGATTTCCGCGATCGCCTCTCCCAAGCGATCGATCAAACGCGCGCATGGCCCGCCCGCCAATCAGCCCGTGAGTGGAGCGTCGCCTTCGCGCGGCTGCTCACCGCAATGGGATGGCCGGGCGACGCGCCACTTGCAAGCGGCGACTACCAGGCGCTCGGCGCGTGGCAGGACGCCCTTTCCGCATTCGCCGCGCTGGAGGCAACGGCCCCGCCCATGGACGCCGCCTCCGCCATCGCCTCCCTCCGGCGCGGACTCGCCGGCGAGCGTTTCCAGGTGGAAGACCGCGGTGAGCCCGTCCAGGTGATGAGCATCGCCGAGGCCGCCGGGCTCGCGTTCGATCACCTGATCGTCGCCGGCGTCCACGACGCCGCTTGGCCTCCGCCGCCCGCGCCCTCGCCGTTCCTGCCGCTTGCGCTTCAGCGCGACTACGGCCTCCCGCGCGTCACCTCCGCGCGCCAGCTCGAACACGCGCGCCGTCTCACTGCAACGCTCGCCGCCGCGGCCGGCGAAGTCGTCTTCAGCTATCCCCGGAACGAAGGCGAGCGCCGCCTCCGCCCCAGCCCCCTGCTACGCTCCGAGTGGGGCAGGAGTCATCCGGCGCTGGGCTTCAGCCCTGCACCGCCCCCACCGGTCGCCATCGTCGACGACTGGACCGCGCCCCCCATCCCGGAAGGAACCCTCGCCTCCGGCGGCGCGCGAACCCTCGAGCTCCAAGCCGCCTGCCCCTTTCGCGCCTTCGCCGAATCGCGCCTGGCCGCGGGCGATCAACCCGCTCCCGAACTGGGCTTCGATCCACGCGAAAGAGGCATCATTCTCCACGCCGCCCTCGAATGCTGCTGGAAGGAACTGCGCGCCTCCGCCGCCTTGCAGGAGGACGTCTCCG encodes the following:
- a CDS encoding PD-(D/E)XK nuclease family protein; the encoded protein is MRIADALSSGATLIVPTARQARHWRRRYNAAQLQAGLRAWPDPAIYPAAAWISRLAEAQQGPVPLTPWQEADLWERTVSAGSNPLQPAATARAARGAWNLLNAWLLPRHGPAWSANPDSATFLEWVRAHQAALHRLQRTDTAAQPAAIAPHDAGRLIIASAEPLEPAIAALFERLQSAGTQVDFAEFPASRAARLGVLACPDAAAELDAVIEWAAARHRADPEARIGVAFADLDSIRARAAHRFRQALGNAVHVALGPPLASQPLVHGALTVLSVAAPSIDAAAWTELLMSPWIAGRPLDRVQCEASARRTGLDELTPDAIASLRGCPPDFRDRLSQAIDQTRAWPARQSAREWSVAFARLLTAMGWPGDAPLASGDYQALGAWQDALSAFAALEATAPPMDAASAIASLRRGLAGERFQVEDRGEPVQVMSIAEAAGLAFDHLIVAGVHDAAWPPPPAPSPFLPLALQRDYGLPRVTSARQLEHARRLTATLAAAAGEVVFSYPRNEGERRLRPSPLLRSEWGRSHPALGFSPAPPPPVAIVDDWTAPPIPEGTLASGGARTLELQAACPFRAFAESRLAAGDQPAPELGFDPRERGIILHAALECCWKELRASAALQEDVSAAVERAVAQALARRPAFSGFQKARLRLEHARLAKLLTDWLMLEKERPPFEVAEQEREQEVTVAGLHLRTRMDRVDRIEDGGVLLIDYKTTAPPLTHWEGERPDSPQVPLYAVASGLPVTAAAFAQVKAGDLRFRGIGTARKPADGIRTESDGDFGQRKEEWRAGVESLAAQIRAGAALPDPKHGEETCKRCHLQPLCRIHDI